AATGCCCTCTTTGCGGCACACCTTTGAAAGCCATACGAGGATATGATGTCCATGGGATAACAACCGATTGGGTTGCTGGTTGCTACAACTGCTTCTTCCAGAGTTCCCATTTTTGGAAAACCAAGAAAGCGTGCATTGAAGATATGGATAGGCTTGTTTCTTTGTTTCCTCCCATCATGAGGGTCTGGCCGGGGGACAAGTTGCAAGTAGAGGATGGAAGCATTTGTGAAGTGATAAACGTTAATAAAAATCTAGCAATGATGGACGTAAGGAGAGGTGAAGGAAGACCGGTATTCACGATTGCAGATACTCATGTCATTAGATGGCCTTGGGAACTCGAACAGGAGGGAGGGACGGAGCAATGATTAACATCCTCCTATCCGTCAGGCGGCCTTTCTCCGAGAAAATTTTGTCCGGGGAAAAGAGATGGGAGTTGCGGAAAAACGTACCGCGCTTAAAAAAAGGCGACTCCGTAACGCTGTGGCTCTACGAGTCCGGGAAAGACGGAAAACGGGCCATCATCGGCAAGTGCCGGATGGTTTCCTATGTGTACATGCGCCACATGCCATTCGGGAAAGCTCTTGGATTATTCATCAAAGATGCTTGCGTCTCTAAAACTCGCCTGCGGACCTATCTCCCCTGCTACGCCTGGGGAGTCCAGGACCCCGTGAGGCTCCCCGCCGCCGTGCCCCTGTCTGATATTGGACTGACCCGGCCGCCGCAGAGCTGGCAGTATATCACGAACGAGCAAGCGGCGATACTGGAAAGGAGGCTCGCATGAAGACCTGTATTAACTGTATCTATAGGGACCAAAAGGATGGATGTTGCTGGGGAGCGACATCCATCCTGTATTCGGAAGAGGTGGATGA
The genomic region above belongs to Akkermansia massiliensis and contains:
- a CDS encoding ASCH domain-containing protein, with translation MINILLSVRRPFSEKILSGEKRWELRKNVPRLKKGDSVTLWLYESGKDGKRAIIGKCRMVSYVYMRHMPFGKALGLFIKDACVSKTRLRTYLPCYAWGVQDPVRLPAAVPLSDIGLTRPPQSWQYITNEQAAILERRLA